The genomic stretch CTTATTATTCTCTCATATTTATCCATTTTATGGATCCAAATAATCCAAGACCATCTTATTATGAAAATCCCGATCCTAGAATATTAGAATTGTGGAATGAATTTCAACAAACTCATAGTAGTATTATACAAACTCATTCTAATCCGTCACCCACACAAATTCCATATCCCCTCAAAATCAATATCCCTCTCGACAATATAATATTAATCCATTTCAACAAACTCATTTCAATCCTCCACCGCCACCGCCACTATATCGaccaaatattaatattttatcttTGAGTCGTAATTTTTCATCTCATGAAAATAATTACCTCTCATTTCCTTCTCAAACACCTACGAATTACCGAAATACTCCTTAAAATAATGTTCAAATTGAAGAACTAGAAGACAATAACAACAATGAGGAGGCATCGAGTCATATTGTACATTTTACTCGGGAAGAGGATGAAGCTTTGATTTCCTCATTTATGAGTGTCTCTGAAGATAGTATTGTTGGAGCTAACCAAAAGAGAGATGCACTTTGGGTGAAAGTCTCATCTTTGTATGAAGAAGCTCGTCTTACCAATCCACTTAAACTTAGACAGAAGACTGACAATTCTATTGGTGGCAGAATGCGGCGTATATGCAAAGCCGTCATGGCATGGGGTGATTGTTTTGCAGAAGCTAATCGAATAAAGAGAAGTGGGATGTTAGAAGATGACGTCATTCAAATGGCTCATAAGTTACATAAAGAAAAATTCAACTATGAACATGCTTGGCGCTTGTTAAGACGTTATAAAAAATGGGAAGATCACATTGCTCCATATGCCGAAATTAATCCGGGGAAAAGAGCTCAACAAGAAGATCCAACCACTCCTACAAATGTTGGTACACCCGAAACTGGTAGTAGTGGTAAGTGAATTAGGCTTAATGATGGAGGGTTCTCTCCAGCTTGCTCTATAGAAGAAGGAAGTCCATCTAATACTCCTCCAATTGGTAGAGATGCAGCTAAAAAAGATAAGGGAGCGTTGAAAGCTGTTATCGAAGAGGTGAGTCATTTCAGTAACGCCGTGAAGAATTTGAGTTTTAATATGACTAGTGATAAAGATAATGAGGTGAGGAGGCTGACCATAGATGAAGAGAA from Silene latifolia isolate original U9 population chromosome 2, ASM4854445v1, whole genome shotgun sequence encodes the following:
- the LOC141641603 gene encoding uncharacterized protein LOC141641603, producing the protein MSVSEDSIVGANQKRDALWVKVSSLYEEARLTNPLKLRQKTDNSIGGRMRRICKAVMAWGDCFAEANRIKRSGMLEDDVIQMAHKLHKEKFNYEHAWRLLRRYKKWEDHIAPYAEINPGKRAQQEDPTTPTNVGTPETGSSEEGSPSNTPPIGRDAAKKDKGALKAVIEEVSHFSNAVKNLSFNMTSDKDNEVRRLTIDEEKVRVKEKKVNWSILSKLMDCPSFTPEMEEMKAKLIRELL